The genomic window GCTGTAATTCACGGAATTCCTGCAATTGCAATATCTCAAGTATGTAGAGATAGATGTCAAGATATACAAAATAATTGGGATTTTGCCCTTGCAAAAGAAATAATTGCTCAATTAGCTTTTAAAATATTAAGTAATAATTTTCCATTAGATGAAAGAAAGTTTTTAAATGTTAATATTCCACCAATAAAAGTTGAGGAATGTAATGGCATAAAAGTTACAAAAGCAGGATTTAGAGAGTATGGAAATGATACTCACAGACATCTAAATCCAAGAGGGGAAGAGTATTATTGGATTGGTTTACATCCATTACTTTGGAAACCATCAGAAAATAAAAATTGCGACTTTGAAGCAATAAAAGCAAATTATGTATCAATTACACCAATTATGCTTGATATGACTTCTTACAATGATATACAATCAGTTGAAAATTGGTTAACAAAATAAAAGGAAACAGATGAATTTTACAAAATCGTTATTAAAACATATCGACAAATTAGTTGGTACGTTAAGATCAGATGAACAATTACAAGAAATCTTAAAAAGAAAATTTACAAAAAAAGAGTATAAAATTTTTGTAGCTTTTGAAGAAGGAAAATCTATTGAAGAGATTAAAACTCTTGTAAAAGATGATGCAGAATCAATTGAAAAACACTATAAAGTTGCTTGTAAAAAATTAAATCAAGAAAAATTTAAACAAGAATTAGTATCTTACGAATAAGATACTAATTAATCATAACACCATTTTAATATTAGAATGGTCACCTAACATTTTATAAATCTCTGTTCTATCATCATCATTATGTACTAAAAGTTCAAGAGTATAACTTTTGTATTTACCTTTACTACTAACTTTTGACTCTTTTACTTTATGTTCTCTACTTGATACAACTTCTTTTACAGTTACGTGTATATCAATATGTTCTAAAACAACTAATTTATATTCCCAAGAACATGGGTAATTTAAAACTAATTTTTCTTTACTTAAATCAATCATTATTTAAATCCTCTCTTATAAAATCACCACTTTTACCACCTGATTTTTTCTCTAATTGAACATTAGATATAACCATAGATTTATCAATTGCTTTTACCATATCATAAATAGTTAATAAACCAATAGAAACACCTGTTAGTGCTTCCATTTCAACACCAGTTTGTCCATTTAGCTTAGCAGTTACAATTAGTTTAAATCCAGGTAATTCAGGCTTTTCTTCCACATCACAATTTATTCCACTTAACAATAAAGGATGGCACATAGGAATTAAATCACTTGTTTTTTTCACCCCCATGATTGCAGCAATTACAGCTGTTTGTAAAACTGGGCCTTTTTTTGTAGTATTTGAAATAATTGCTTCAAATGCTTCATCACTCATAGTAATTTCGCCAGAAGCAATTGCAACTCTTCTTGTTTCATATTTATCAGAAACATCAACCATTTTAGGTCTATTATTATCATCTAAGTGTGTTAAATTCAAAATATTCCTTTGTATTAAAAATCAATTATATTCTAATGTTTGTTAAAGTTAAATAAGGATTAAGTAAACTTTAAATATAATCCTACCCTAAAATTTTAAAAAGAAAGTGGGTGATTTTAGTGCCAGGCATAAAAGTTAAAGATAGCGAATCTTTCGACGAAGCTTATAGAAGATTTAAAAAACAATGTGATAGAAATCTTATTGTTACAGAAACTAGAGCTAGAAGATATTTTGAACCAAATACAGAAATTAGAAAAAAACAAAAAATATCGGCTAGAAAGAAAATGTTAAAAAGATTATACATGTTAAGAAGATACGAATCAAGATTATAATATCTTTGATTTGTAAATGCAAAACTCTATTTATAGGGTTTTGTGTTTCTTACATAATTAAAAAACTACTTATATCTACAAAATTCAGCAATTCAAATACCAAATTCCAACTAAGATTTATTCATTAATTTAATTTCAATAAGAAATGAAGATTTACTTCAATTCAAATTGTGAGATGTAGTCTTTACCTTGATAAGTTATTTTAAAATCCCATTTCCCATTTTCTCTACCATCAATATATCTATAGTCATAAGCTGAACTGTCGCCTGCTGGTATAAGCATTTCTCTTGTTCTTGAAATTTCACCTGTTGGACTAATCCAATTTATAATAATATTTTGATCTTTCTCATCTCTGATTACTTCAAATTTACATATAATTGAATTTTCATCTTCTAATATTAAACAATCTACATTTGGATTGTAAGGTACATTTTGTGTTGTTTCTTCTTGGTTTGGTACAAGGTTCTGTGCAAATAATACATTAATTAGTAATAAAAAAGAACTTATATACTTAATCATCTTTCCCTCTTTCTTCCTCTATTTTCATATATTTCATAATAATATGTTTTATAGGAGCATAAAATGTTGTCATCGATACTATTGTCAATATTAGTTGAGCAATTTTAAAAAAGCTACTCTCTTCACTTAAAAAAAATAGGACAAAATAGTAGCTAATAAGCAGTGAGATTATAGCACAAATTATTGTACTTATAATCACAATAATATTATAATTCATTTTTCTCCCAAAGAGGGATTTCATCAATAGTAGCTCTATTTTTTAATACTTCAAAAGGTGTATAAGCTTCTTTATATCCCATTGAAAAATGATTTTTAATCCAATAACCTAAATATATATAAGGAATATTCAATTCTTTTGCAACTTTTATTTGTGCCAATATTGAAAATTTTCCTATAGATAAGTCTGAATATGAATGATCATAATAACAATAAATAGCAGAAATTGAATTAGGTAAAATATCAACTAATGCTACTCCAATTAATTTATCATCTTTTACATATAAAAACTCTTTTGCAAACTCTTCTTTTGCTTCTACATAAGATTTTAAATAATCATCTGGTTCAATTGGAGTATAAGGCCAATCTTTCTTCTCGTTCATAAATTTATGATATTTATCATAAAGATTTAAATGCTCCATTGTAATAGAAGGAGGTCTTATATATAATTTTGTATCTTTATTTTTAGAAATTACTCTTTTTTCTGATTTTGAAAATTTATAATTAGCCACATCAATTCGCATAGAAACACATTTATTACAAAGCTTACACTCTGGAACAAAATGCATTCGACCAAATCTTCTCCAACCTCGTTCCAACATCTCTTGGTATTTAGCTGTTGAACAAGAGTAGATGTATTTATATCTAATATCAGACATTTTGTTTTCAAAATAAGAGCAATTTCTATTCTCTTCCAAAAATTCAATATCTTGACTAAAAATCTGCATTGTTATTCGTTTATTTTTTCTTTTATCTCTTTTGCAATTGCAGAGATTCTTTTTATTTTTTCAGTATTTGATAAACTATCATCAATAATATGTTTTACAAAAGCACTTCCAACAATTACCCCATCAACACCAATAATTTTTTCTTTACAAGTTTTTTCATCAACTCCAAAACCAATATATAAAGGTGTAGAAGAATATTCTCTTACATTTTCTATAATTTTTGATAAATCTTCTTTTTGTCCACTTCCTGTAATTCCAGCATATGCAACCATATAAATAAACTTTTTAGAATTTTCAACAATTGTTTTAATTCTTTCTTTGCTATCAGTAGGTGCAACAAAAGAGATATTTACTTTATTATATTTATTAAATAAAGGTTCTAAATTTTGTGCCATTTCATATGGAAGATCAGGAATGATAGTCCCTTGAATATTATATTCATTTGCTTTTTCTAAAATTTTTTCCACTCCATAATGATAAAATGGGTTTGTGTATCCCATCCATAATGTGTCAATATCTTTTGCAATTTTTGAAGAAACTTCAAATAAATCCTTTAATTTAAAGCCATTATTTAATGCAATTAAATTTGCTTTTTCAATTACCGGTCCATCAGCAACTGGATCAGAAAAAGGAATACCTAATTCTAAAGTATCAACACCAGCATCTTTCATACTATATGCTAAATCTATTGTAAAATTATTATTTGGAAGAGATGATGTAATATAGCCAACTAATTTTTTCAAATTTCTATCCTATTATTTAAATTTATTTTATTTTATCTAAAATCTTCTTTTAAACTATTATTTAATTTCATCTTCATTCAGTTCAGTTTTTTTTCTCTTTCTACTAATAAGTAGTTTAATAATTCTTTGCATATTTATAAAAAATCTTGTAGTATAAGTGGTTTCTGTATTTTCTAACTCTCCACCTAATTTTATATCAATTGCTTCAGATTTTTTCATTGATAAAACTTGAGAAGGGAAAACACTTCTATGTCCTGTCATTAAAAAAGCAATTATAATTGATATAGCAGCATAGTGTCCAATATCCATTCCAAATAACTCAACTGACATTATCATTGCTGCAATTGGAGCACTTGTAGTTCCTGCTAATACACTTACAAATCCAAGTGCTGCAAATAATGGGATATATCCATCTACTAAATATCCAAAAAAGTTACCACTTGTTGCACCAATATAAAAAATAGGAGTAATTACGCCACCACTTCCACCAAAAGATAGAGTTAATGAAGTAAAAATAGTCTTTAAAATAAAGGTATACCAAGGAATATTCTCATGAATCATTTCATCTGAAGACAAAGCATCTTTTATGGTGTTAAAACCTAACCCTAAGTATTCATCCCCAACAATTAAAGTCAAAATTACAATAATAATTCCACCTAAAAATGCTTTTAAAATATAATTTATTTTTATCATTCCAATATATTTATGTAATTCATGTAATGTTGTAATAATAAAATCTGCAACTAAACCAAAAAATATCCCACCAATAATTACTTTTGAGATTAAGACATAATTAAAATCAAAATTAGAAAAAAATGCAATATAAAAATATGTGTAGTTAATTCCAAACATTTTTGCCACAAAAAAAGCAGAAAATCCAGCAACGATAGATGGTAATAAAATATCATACATTAATCCGCCAACGATTAATATCTCAACTCCAAAAATAGCCCCAGCAAGTGGCGTTCCAAAAACTGAAGCAAAACCTGCACTAATTCCACAAATAACTATTTTTTTTCTGTCTCTGTTTGAGAATCTTAATTTCATTGCAATAAAAGAAGCTAATGAAGCACCAATTTGAGCACCAGGTCCCTCTTTACCAACTGAACCACCAGCAAAAATAGTTAATACTGTTGCAAAAAGTTTCGTAGGAACTACACTAAAGTTTATTCTCCCTGCATTTTTATGAATAGCCTCGATTACCTTTTCTGTTCCATGTCCTTCAGCACTTGGAGCAAATTTTTTTACTATAAATACTGTTATTGCTAAAGCAAAAGGCAAAGTATAATAATAATCAAAAGGAAGTAAACTCCTTGAATTTTCACAATATTCTAAAAGTTTTAAAAATAAAGATACAACAGCACCAATTAGTGCACCAATTAAAGAGGATAAAATAATCCATTTTGTAATACTTGCAAACATAATAGTTTGCTCAGCTAAGTGATTTTGAAGATTTGTTTCTTTGTTCATAGTAATACTTTGTTAATACTTGAGTTTTATATAGATTATATTAACAGAACAGTTATTTACTTGTTCTTTAAATATCCATTTTTTCTTACAAATCTTAAAATTTTTATTAAAAAAGTTTGTTTTAGATATAATCTTTACAAATTATTAATAGCTATTAGGAAAAAATATGAGCATTATAAAAAATGATTTTGAAAAAATGAATATAACTAAAATCAAAAAATCAAAAAATAATAAAAAACTAACAGTAATTACAGCTTATGATGCACTTTTTGCAAAACTATTCGAAGAAATCGCAGATATGATTCTGGTTGGAGACAGTTTAAATATGAGTTTTGCAGGAAAGCCAGATACTCTTTCAGCAACACTTGAGCAAATGATTTATCATACAAATGCTGTTTGTACAGGTGCACCAAAATCATTTGTAATAATGGATATGCCATTTGGAACATATATCAATAAAGATGAAGCATTAAAAAATTGTATTGAAGTTTATAGACTTACAAATGCAGCAGCAGTTAAAATTGAAGGAGGAGAAGACAGAGCTGATATTATAAAGCACTTAACTTCTAATTCAATAGCAGTTATGGGACATATTGGATTAATGCCTCAATACGTAAGAAGTGAGGGTGGATATAAAGTTAGAGGTAAAACACATCAAGATGAAAATCAATTAATTGAAGATGCCATTGCTGTTGAAAAAGCAGGAGCTTTTTCAATTGTTGTTGAGGGAGTTATGAGCAATGTTGCAAAAAAGATCACTGAAGTAGTAAATATTCCAGTTATTGGAATTGGAGCTGGAAATGTAACAGATGGACAAGTTTTAGTTTGGTCTGATATGTTAGGATTTTTTGAAGAGTTCAAACCAAAATTTGTAAGACATTATTTAAATGGTGCTTCATTGGTAAAAGATGCCGTTAATCAATATAGAAATGATGTTCAAAATTCTTCATTCCCTTCACGCGAAGAAGAGTATTAATATAAATGGAAAGATTAGTAGAAGTTGAATCAGTATCTTTTGAAGAAGATAATACAGAAATAAGTTTAAGACCATCAAATTGGGATGACTATATAGGTCAAGAAAAAATCAAAAAGAATCTAAAAGTATTTATAGAAGCTAGTAAAAAAAGAAAAGAAGCTTTAGATCATATTCTTTTTTACGGCCCTCCAGGACTTGGGAAAACTACACTTTCATATCTTATCTCAAATGAAATGAATACAAATATCAAAGTAACAGCTGGACCGATGATTGAAAAAAGTGGTGATTTAGCTGCAATTTTAACTAATCTTGAAGAGGGTGATATTTTATTTATTGATGAAATTCACCGTCTTTCTCCAACTGTTGAAGAGATTTTATATCCTGCAATGGAAGATTATAGATTGGATATTATTATTGGGTCTGGACCTGCTGCCCAAACTGTGAAAATTGATTTACCAAGATTTACTCTAATTGGAGCAACAACAAGAGCTGGAATGTTGTCAAATCCTTTAAGAGAGAGATTTGGGATGCATTTTAGAATGCAATTTTATAATCAAGATGAATTATCGAAAATTATTCAAAAAGCAGCAGTTAAATTATCAAAATCTTGTGAAAATGATGCAGCTTTTGAAATTTCAAGAAGAAGTAGAGGAACACCAAGGGTAGCTCTGCGACTTCTAAAAAGAGTTAGAGACTTTGCAGAAGTTGAAAATGAAAATTTAATTCACCTATCTAGATGTAAATATGCCTTAGATGAATTAGGTGTAAATGAGAGTGGTTTTGATGAAATGGATATAAATCTTCTTGAATTATTAGTTTCAAATAGAGGAAAACCAATGGGACTTTCTACAATGGCAGCTGCATTAAGTGAAGACGAGGGAACAATTGAAGATGCAATTGAACCTTATTTACTAGCAAATGGCTATATAGAAAGAACAGCCAGAGGAAGAATCGCTTCATTAAAAACATATGAAATGTTTAGATTATCATATCCAAACAGCGAAAAGTTAGATGAAGATTTACAACAAGGAAAATTATTTTGAAAGCAGCCTATTTTCTAATTGCTATTGCTATTGTAATGATTTTTTTCATTATTCAACTTTTTGATCCATTTATAAAACCAATTATAGTTTCTGTTTTATTAGTCGTAGCAACAAGTTCAATATCACTTTATTTAGAAAATAAATTAAAAAGTAGAGTTGTCTCTGTTTCAATTATGACTATATCTTTAGCTGCACTATTTTTTATTCCTGTTTTATATTGCATATTTTCCTTTGCAAATTTTTTCAATCATGTTGACAAACAATTGTTAATTGAAAATTTAAACCAAATAAAAATATTTATACAAGATAGTTCTAATGATTTTATTTTTATGAAAGATATATTTTCTCAAATTGTTTCAAAAATTGATGTTAGCAAAATTGTTGAAAATATTTTATCTATTAGTGCATATTTAGGAAAAAACTCTGCAAAGTTTATGATTGACATGGTTTTGATTTTAATATTTTATTTTTTCTTTTCACTGTATTCAATCTCAATTGGAACATTTATAAAAGGATTACTTCCAATAAAAAAAGAAGATTCAATCATACTTTTTTATGAATCTTCAAATGTAATGACTGTAGTTTTGTATTCACTTTTAATAACTGCAATATTAGAAGGATTTTTATTTGGAGTTTTTCTTAGATTTTATGGTTATGATGGATTACTTTTTGGAGTTTTATATGGATTCGCTTCTTTAATTCCAGTTGTAGGCGGAGTTATAATGTGGCTTCCAATTGTTATCTATGAAGCAACTACTTCAGTGACAAACGCACTTGTAATCGCAATATATTCTATAGTTGTTATTTCAGTAATTGCAGATACTTTTATAAAACCAATGATTATTAAATATATAAATCAAAAAGTTGTAAAAACACCAACAACTATAAATGAACTTTTAATCTTTTTTTCAATTGTAGCAGGTCTTTCAACATTTGGGTTTTGGGGGATGATAATTGGGCCAGCAATGGTTACATTTTTTATATCAATAATGCAACTTTTAAAAAAATATAGTGATGATTTTAAAGATAATGTATCCTAAAATTAGGATACATTAATATTAAATATCACCGCTTTCTCTTTCTCCACCATATGAAGAAATTCCATAATCTAAATTAGCAACCGATTTGAAACCTAAATCTTTCATTATTCTTTGACAATAAGCACTTCTGCTACCACTTAAACAATAAACAACAACTGGAGTATTCTTTTTATCTATAATTCGCTCTAAAGCATCATAAAATGATGTTGTAGGGATTAAGTAATCTGTTCCTTTGATTCTAGTAGAAACCCATTCCATCCATTCTCTTGTATCAACTAAATTAAACTCAACAAAATTCAAGTTTCGAGCTTCTAATAAAGATTCTAATTCAACTGAATTAACTTCATTTTTAGTAAGTAATTTTTCACACTCCTCTTTTGTTAAACCTCTTGAATGAGTTGCAACTGCATCATGTAAACTATTATCTTTACTAATTTCTAATGCTTTTTCTTTTGTACAGA from Arcobacter venerupis includes these protein-coding regions:
- a CDS encoding ferredoxin-thioredoxin reductase catalytic domain-containing protein — encoded protein: MIRKIDTNSDEFLNEFELTKQFTDEVISKHSLVYNPDEEVNKSIQMGLTRNQMIYGKKFCPCFMVIGQTPSEQETTENRLCPCTPALTNEIPSKGSCHCGIFCTKEKALEISKDNSLHDAVATHSRGLTKEECEKLLTKNEVNSVELESLLEARNLNFVEFNLVDTREWMEWVSTRIKGTDYLIPTTSFYDALERIIDKKNTPVVVYCLSGSRSAYCQRIMKDLGFKSVANLDYGISSYGGERESGDI
- the ruvB gene encoding Holliday junction branch migration DNA helicase RuvB — protein: MERLVEVESVSFEEDNTEISLRPSNWDDYIGQEKIKKNLKVFIEASKKRKEALDHILFYGPPGLGKTTLSYLISNEMNTNIKVTAGPMIEKSGDLAAILTNLEEGDILFIDEIHRLSPTVEEILYPAMEDYRLDIIIGSGPAAQTVKIDLPRFTLIGATTRAGMLSNPLRERFGMHFRMQFYNQDELSKIIQKAAVKLSKSCENDAAFEISRRSRGTPRVALRLLKRVRDFAEVENENLIHLSRCKYALDELGVNESGFDEMDINLLELLVSNRGKPMGLSTMAAALSEDEGTIEDAIEPYLLANGYIERTARGRIASLKTYEMFRLSYPNSEKLDEDLQQGKLF
- a CDS encoding HP0495 family protein is translated as MIDLSKEKLVLNYPCSWEYKLVVLEHIDIHVTVKEVVSSREHKVKESKVSSKGKYKSYTLELLVHNDDDRTEIYKMLGDHSNIKMVL
- a CDS encoding AI-2E family transporter, with protein sequence MKAAYFLIAIAIVMIFFIIQLFDPFIKPIIVSVLLVVATSSISLYLENKLKSRVVSVSIMTISLAALFFIPVLYCIFSFANFFNHVDKQLLIENLNQIKIFIQDSSNDFIFMKDIFSQIVSKIDVSKIVENILSISAYLGKNSAKFMIDMVLILIFYFFFSLYSISIGTFIKGLLPIKKEDSIILFYESSNVMTVVLYSLLITAILEGFLFGVFLRFYGYDGLLFGVLYGFASLIPVVGGVIMWLPIVIYEATTSVTNALVIAIYSIVVISVIADTFIKPMIIKYINQKVVKTPTTINELLIFFSIVAGLSTFGFWGMIIGPAMVTFFISIMQLLKKYSDDFKDNVS
- the surE gene encoding 5'/3'-nucleotidase SurE; this translates as MKHILLTNDDGFDAVGLKALIEALKPVAKITIVAPAKNKSACGHSLTLDRPLRMVCVEDDFYKIDDGSPTDCVFISISDLFKEGNKPDLVISGINIGANMGEDITYSGTASAAMEAVIHGIPAIAISQVCRDRCQDIQNNWDFALAKEIIAQLAFKILSNNFPLDERKFLNVNIPPIKVEECNGIKVTKAGFREYGNDTHRHLNPRGEEYYWIGLHPLLWKPSENKNCDFEAIKANYVSITPIMLDMTSYNDIQSVENWLTK
- the moaC gene encoding cyclic pyranopterin monophosphate synthase MoaC, producing MNLTHLDDNNRPKMVDVSDKYETRRVAIASGEITMSDEAFEAIISNTTKKGPVLQTAVIAAIMGVKKTSDLIPMCHPLLLSGINCDVEEKPELPGFKLIVTAKLNGQTGVEMEALTGVSIGLLTIYDMVKAIDKSMVISNVQLEKKSGGKSGDFIREDLNND
- a CDS encoding arginyltransferase, encoding MQIFSQDIEFLEENRNCSYFENKMSDIRYKYIYSCSTAKYQEMLERGWRRFGRMHFVPECKLCNKCVSMRIDVANYKFSKSEKRVISKNKDTKLYIRPPSITMEHLNLYDKYHKFMNEKKDWPYTPIEPDDYLKSYVEAKEEFAKEFLYVKDDKLIGVALVDILPNSISAIYCYYDHSYSDLSIGKFSILAQIKVAKELNIPYIYLGYWIKNHFSMGYKEAYTPFEVLKNRATIDEIPLWEKNEL
- a CDS encoding chloride channel protein, whose product is MNKETNLQNHLAEQTIMFASITKWIILSSLIGALIGAVVSLFLKLLEYCENSRSLLPFDYYYTLPFALAITVFIVKKFAPSAEGHGTEKVIEAIHKNAGRINFSVVPTKLFATVLTIFAGGSVGKEGPGAQIGASLASFIAMKLRFSNRDRKKIVICGISAGFASVFGTPLAGAIFGVEILIVGGLMYDILLPSIVAGFSAFFVAKMFGINYTYFYIAFFSNFDFNYVLISKVIIGGIFFGLVADFIITTLHELHKYIGMIKINYILKAFLGGIIIVILTLIVGDEYLGLGFNTIKDALSSDEMIHENIPWYTFILKTIFTSLTLSFGGSGGVITPIFYIGATSGNFFGYLVDGYIPLFAALGFVSVLAGTTSAPIAAMIMSVELFGMDIGHYAAISIIIAFLMTGHRSVFPSQVLSMKKSEAIDIKLGGELENTETTYTTRFFINMQRIIKLLISRKRKKTELNEDEIK
- the trpA gene encoding tryptophan synthase subunit alpha → MKKLVGYITSSLPNNNFTIDLAYSMKDAGVDTLELGIPFSDPVADGPVIEKANLIALNNGFKLKDLFEVSSKIAKDIDTLWMGYTNPFYHYGVEKILEKANEYNIQGTIIPDLPYEMAQNLEPLFNKYNKVNISFVAPTDSKERIKTIVENSKKFIYMVAYAGITGSGQKEDLSKIIENVREYSSTPLYIGFGVDEKTCKEKIIGVDGVIVGSAFVKHIIDDSLSNTEKIKRISAIAKEIKEKINE
- the rpsU gene encoding 30S ribosomal protein S21 codes for the protein MPGIKVKDSESFDEAYRRFKKQCDRNLIVTETRARRYFEPNTEIRKKQKISARKKMLKRLYMLRRYESRL
- the panB gene encoding 3-methyl-2-oxobutanoate hydroxymethyltransferase yields the protein MSIIKNDFEKMNITKIKKSKNNKKLTVITAYDALFAKLFEEIADMILVGDSLNMSFAGKPDTLSATLEQMIYHTNAVCTGAPKSFVIMDMPFGTYINKDEALKNCIEVYRLTNAAAVKIEGGEDRADIIKHLTSNSIAVMGHIGLMPQYVRSEGGYKVRGKTHQDENQLIEDAIAVEKAGAFSIVVEGVMSNVAKKITEVVNIPVIGIGAGNVTDGQVLVWSDMLGFFEEFKPKFVRHYLNGASLVKDAVNQYRNDVQNSSFPSREEEY